The Litoribacterium kuwaitense genome contains the following window.
AGCAGCAGCTCGATCATATTGTCGATTTATATCCGGATCGTAATGCCATATTATCCCCATCCAAACAAGCGCTCAAAGATGTAAGAAAGATGTTAGAGCGAATCGGAAAAAGCGCCTTAGATCAAGAGGTGAAAAATACACTCGTGCATAAGCTAACACTGAAAGAAGAGCAGCTTCAAGAAGTAAGTTTTCTCGCCTCGGGACTTACATTAGACACGAAAATATCTTCGGCAACTGTGACGAGAGGAGATGATGTGTCATTATCAATGACGGTGAAAAACAACGGGGAAAACATCTTAAGAAACATCGATGTAAGTCTTCAAGCCCCGGCAGATTGGGAGTTCGACGGTCAAATTAAAATCAGCCAACTAAAACCGAATCAAGAAAAAACAGTCACATTTACCGGTAAAGTTCCTCTAAATCAAGCATATACTCATCCATATGACGACGCTTTGCTGATGCCGTCGGTTCAATTTACGAGAAAAGGTATTACGACGACTAGCACCACAGAGCTACCACAACCGCTCTACGTTTTACCAAAATTAGCAGTAAGTACTTCACCAGAAAACTTGATCGTAAACACAGTTGATATAAAAGACAGCATGCCTGTACGTGTACGTGTGAAAAACTATGGAACAGAGGTGAACGTAGCAGATGTTGCTCTTCAGCTTCCAGAAGGATGGGAAAGTGAACCAAAACAAGAGGAAATTAAGCTGTCGCCAGCATCTGAAACAGAAGTTTCATTTAAAGTAAGCCCACCTTCCCACATCACCTCGGGCACTTTCGCAGTGAAAGCAATGGCTGAATCAAAAAATGAAGTTTTTAATACGTCGGTTCAAGAAATTGTCTACGAGCATATTGACGATGCATATTATCAATATCCAGCTACGATTGAAGGCGTAGCGTTTGAATTGCAAAAGCCTGACACATTAAAGATTGGTTATGTAGAAAGTGGTTTTGACCAAGTTGCCGACGCACTGCTAAATGCAGGGTTCGACGTGACAAAGCTAACTGAGCAGCACTTAGCTTCTGCCGATCTCGGTCAGTACGATACCATCGTCACGGGGATTAGAGCACGGTTGTCACGAGAAGATCTCGTTCGTCACAATGAGCGATTACTCGAATATGTTGAAGATGGGGGACATTTAGTTGTCCAGTACCATAAACCATGGGATCAATGGGATCAAGAGACGACTGCACCTTATCCTTTAGAGATTGGTCAACCTTCCATCGAATGGCGTGTCACTGATGAAAATGCCCCTGTGACAGTGACAAAGCCGGAGCATCCATTGTTTAACTACCCGAACAACATTGACAGCAGTGACTGGAACAACTGGGTACAGGAGCGAGGATTGTATTTTCCGATGAGCTGGGACGACCGATTTGAAACGTTCGTATCGATGGCCGATCCAAATGAAGACCCATTCACCGGTGGCATTTTAATGGCTGAGTATGGGGAAGGGACGTACTTGTATACAAATCTTGTCTTCTATCGCCAAATCGCCAATCAAGTTCCTGGAGGGTATCGTTTATTCACGAATTTGCTCAGCTACGGAACCATTAAATAATTTGTACGCTATTTAAATAGTCAAGAAAGGCGCACCGAGATTAGCGGAAAATGTATTGATCCTTATGTCATGAGAGTGAGCGACGGATATCTCCGATTGTCAATCATATGCTGAGCCAGGTCCTTCTGAAGGATCTGGCGTGTTTTTATCTGTTGAAAACGGCCTGGTTTAGTGACAACCTTGTGACATTTCGCAAGACCCCGGCAGTAAACTTTGTGATTTGACGAACAAGCTAATAAGCTCAGTTAACTTGAGGAAATTTATTTTTGCGATTTTAAGCATAAATGACTTGCGGAGGTCATAATGTTTACATTGTTGAAAACTGGTTATAATGAAGAATTAACAAAAACGTAACAGTATCTATAAGGAATTATAACAGTTTTTGTTGTATACTTATGATAGCGTTTTAAAAATGATTATATTAAGGAGGTGTAAAAATGAAACAGTTTCTTTTTTCTTTTATAACAGAGCACAAACAATGGGATGAACGCATTGAAGCCGACGGCATGATGGACGCATCTCGAAAAGTGCGTGCAAAGTTACGCGAATATGGAACACCAAACATACGTGTTCAATATAAAGGCATTTATTACCCACCGCGCGCTACTGGCTAACAACCTACATTCTTAAGTATTAAAGGAGGAATAATAAAAGGATGTGATTCCATTGCAATCGAAATCTTATATATAACGCTTTAATCCAAACATAAATGGGTTAAAGCGTTTTTTCTTTGTCTTTTGCACTAAGCTTACAGGTGACAGATGTTTTCTTTTGCCCAGAAAGGGAAACGATCGAGAGAAGAAATGAAGAAATGAGGAAACTGAAGATGAACACAGAACAAACGCGATATGACATGATTGGAATTGGTGCCGGTCCTTATGGTCTTGGGCTTGCTGCGATGTGTGAGCAGCAAGGTCTGACTTCTCTATTCTTTGACCGCAGTAACACTTTAGCCTGGCACCCAGGAATGCTTATTGAAAATGCGAATTTACAAACGTCTTTTTTAGCCGATCTCGCAACGTTTGTAGACCCTACATCCCCTTATACATTTTTAAATTATTTAAAAGAACAAGAGCGCCTACAGGCATTCTTTTTCTATCAGCGTTTGGACGTGCCGCGAGCCGAATACAGTCGTTATTTAGAGTGGGTCGGAAATCAATTACAAAACGTTCGATTGAATCATGACGTGTACGATGTAAAAGATCATCCAAGTGGCGATGGATATGAAGTTTATGTAACAAATGTCGCTACCAATGAGGTCAGTATTTTTCACACAAAGCACGTGGCTTTGGCAACGGGATACCAACCGAATGTTCCAACTGACGCAGACCTCTCTTTGCCAGGTGTGTTTCATTCGTCCGCTTACGTATTTGCGCGCTCCGTGTGTGAGCGGGCGGAGCGCGTCGCGATCATTGGATCCGGGCAGAGCGCAGCAGAAATATTTTTAGATTTGCTCTCTTCACAGCAGGAATACCCTCATCGAGAGCTCCATTGGATGACACGTTCTGCCGGTTTTATGCAAATGGAGTCTGCAAAGCTTGGACAGGAAGTGTTTTCTCCTGACTTTGTTCGTTATTTTCATCCTCTTTCCTATGAAAAACGGCAGAGCCTTTTGCCGGTGCTTTCTCCTCTACGTAAAGGCATTGACCCAGAAACGTTGCGCAGCATTTACAACCAACTTTATGAGCAAACGATTGCTACAGATCCAAACATTAGTATCTTGGCTCGATCCTCTTTTCGACAGATGGCATTGTTAGCGGATGGAAAAAAGCGGCTGACGTTTCATCATCAAGATAAAGAAGCTGATTTTACGATAGACGCAGATGTGGTCATTTTTGCAACTGGTGACAAGCCGCGGCTTCCGGATTGGCTCTTTGCTAATTATGAAGAAGACATCATATTTGAAGATGAAGCACGTAGACAATTTGCCGTTGGGAAGAACTATCACCTATCTTTTGCCAAGCCACGTACACATCATCTTTACATGCTGACAAACCTTGAGCATAGCCATGGCCCCGCTGCAACCAATCTCGGATTAGCTGTGTATCGAAATGCACGTATCATCAATGATGTTTTAAATAAGGACGTTTATACAATCCCGAATAAAACCGTTTTTCAAGATTTCTCACCTTGATGTCTGAAAAAGGGACGTAACGGTTACGCTCGTTGTGCCAGCCTGTTAACGAACGTTTAACGTCTCATCTGCCGTATACTGGCTCGCTCGTCTTTTATGAATTTTTCGCTCAACGTCTGAAAAGGTATTTAAAGTTAGGCTGAAAAATAACGGAAAGGTGGCTAAGCGGACGATAAAAAAGTGTAGACAACATCTAGAAGTGACTTTGTCTACACTCTGGCGTGATAGTTATTCCCATTGCGTCTCTTTTCGGTATGCAGAGGGTGTTTTTCCTGTATAAGATTTAAATACACGTGAAAAAGTTTTTATCGAGACAAAGCCGCTTGCTTCGGCAATATCCGCGATGGCCATACGAGTTGCGTGCAATAGACTGCATGCGTGCCGAACACGGAGCTCGTGCAAATAGGCTGTAAAAGGTTTGCCGCACATTGAGATGATTTTTTCACTTAAATAAGAGGCACTGACATGAAATGTAGAAGCTAAGTCTTTTAAACGCAACGGTTCGCGAAAGTGGGCGTGAATATAATCGAGCACTTGCCACGTGTCCGCTGGACGTGTTCCTTCTTTTGCAGGTTGATTTTGTGCGGCTTCAAAGAAAAGAAGTAGTAAATCAGTTAACTGGGCTTGCAGACGCACGTAGCGATGTGGTGAAGAGCTAAGGTATGCTTTATGCATATCCTTCGTTAACACTTCGGCACGTTTGCGCGCTTCGCCCTGCAATTGCACATGACTGTGTGGCCACTTTGAGCGCTCATAGAGAAGTGGATACAATGATGAAGAGGCGAGCTCCCAGGAAGCAAACAGTTCTGGGCGAAAATTGATGTTATATAAAACGAGAGACCCTTCCGTTTGATCACAATGAATTGCATGTGTGTCAAAGGGTCGAATAAACGCGAGCGTCCCTGGTTGGAGTGAGAAAGACTGACCGTTCACTTCCTCTGTACCGGTCCCGCTCTGTACATACGCACATTCTAAAAAGTCATGGCGATGCGTAGGAAATGTTCGTTCAATCGGATGGATATCAATATGAAATGGAAATATCGTATCTCCATTCGGGTATTGAGAGAGATGATACTGTAGAAGTGTCAAAACAACCCCTCCAACTGAAGTGTGTGTACGGCTATTGTAGCATAGAATGTTGTGATTACAGCTTTACAACAATCGCATGGCAACTGTGTAACAGATGATATGAATCTACCGAAATGGGGAAGACTAATGAATAAATCGATATATAAGATATCGAAAACAATCATGAAAGGAGAACCTCGTGAAAGCCCCTTTTAAACCCTCACTTTGGCGCAAGTGTTTCGCTGCTTTATCCCTTGCCGTAGGTTCCTTCACAATGAGAAAAAATGTATAGACAAAAAGCACACCTTATACGTTATGGTGTGCTTTTTCACCCTGTTGCGAAACGCTCACATCCATCACCCGCAACTTCACTGTCTTCTCATACCCTTATGTTCTATTCAAGTCTTCGCTTATCTTCATGCCTCGTATGAACAGCGTTTTTAAATCATTTTAGTCGATGGCATGTAAGTTTGACTGCTTTTAATCAGCCTAATGAGGTGTAAGGTCATTACCTACGATGATACGTAGATATTGCTGTAGGTTTTTAATTGTAGCGGGTGTGTTGTAGCGCCGCTCCCCGTCACAGTCTATATTCTGCTGAGGTGTCGCTTCGATGTACAACTGCTTCGCTTCATGATAAATAACGTTCTCATGCTCAGCTGGCAGCTGAGTGATGCGCGAACGAAACATTTGCAAGAAAGTAGGTAACGTCGAGTTTTTTATAATGAGTATGTCAAAGGTCCCGTCCTGTAAATGGTTGTTCGGGAAAAAGGCACGCAGTCCACCTGTAAACGGACTATTGCCAACGAGCACCATCACCGCCTCGCCCTCGTATTCAAACGTGTCGCTTTGAATGCGAACGTGAAACGGTTCTGTTTCATTCATATTTTGTAAAGTGCTGATGTAATATGAAAGCCGCCCTAAGGCGTCTTTATTTTGTACTTGCTCCGATACGGTTGTAATTAAACCGATTCCCCAGAAATTCAAAAAGTATTGCTGACCGTCAAAGCCGATATCAACGGGTTCTACTTTCATTTGCATAATTTGTTCGAGCGCAGCAATTGGGTCTTGTGCCATTCCAATCGCGCGCGAAAAATCATTGGCTGTTCCGCACGGAAGTATGGCAAATACAGGCCTTTGTTCAAGGCGAGCGAGAGCGTTTGTTAATTGATAAATTGTGCCATCCCCGCCCGCTCCAATGAGCACATCTACATTTGTATGGATTTCATCAACGAGCTGTTGAGCATGTTCAGCTGATGTCGTTTTGTAAATGTCTACGTTGGCAAAACGTTGTGCAAGCGTCTGGCGCACGTCATCTAAATGCTCAAGCCACGCTTGATTGCCTGCGTTTGGATTGACGAGTAAAGCGACCCTGTTTAAATTCATACCATACCTGCTTTCCACACGATGTGTATGTTTATTTACTTCTGTCTTTCCCGAAATGTATCTTATTTTACACCTCTAGATGTAAAAAACGTTTAATTAACATGTTTGGGGTAAAAGGAGAAAGACCTGGTTTGTTTGACATATGTGCTTGCATGCGTGATGATCTGCTCGTTATAAAGAGTATCTCTCATATAACCGTGTCTTGAGAGGTTTGATGATAGCGTATGTAAGTATATATCGTATTAGCCACTTTGTGGTTACACCGGCTTGTTTGATACGATAAAGACTGTTGAGAAATTTTGGGTCAGTTTCAGGCGACTATCCCTCGATGAAAGGAGTCATCGGAAACTGATTCAGAATATAAGCAATTATCTGGGAGGTCGAATTTTTATGAAAAGTATTTTGGCTGCCGCTACTTTAGTAGCAGGTCTAGCGTTGCTTGTAGGTTGTCAACAGGTGAGTGAAGGGGGCACACTGCAAAAATCCAAGAGGACGGCGCGATTTCTGTTGGTTTTGCCAATGAACGTCCGTATGGCTATGAAACAGAAGACGGAGAGCCTGAGGGAATGTCCGTTGACATTGCTACAGCCATTTTCTCTGATTTAGGGGTTGAAGAGCTTGACGGAAACGTCGTTGATTTTAGTTCACTTATAAACGGACTGAATTCAAACAATTTTGATGCTGTTACAGCTGGGATGTATATTACCCCGGAACGGTGTGAGAATGCGAATTTTACGGAGCCAGAGTATCGAATGGGTGAAGCGATGGCCGTTGCTCCAGGGAACCCGCTTGACCTTCATAGCTATGAAGATGTTCTGACTAACCCCGATGCGACAATTACTGTCATGGCTGGTGGTGTGGAGTACGGTTATTTGCAAGACATTGCTGAAGAGTTAGGCGTTGAAGCCAATATAGAGACAGTGAATACGATTGCTGATAATTTAGCAGCACTAGAAGCTGGTCGTACGGATGCGATTACGATGACAGAGGCAACATTGCTCACCGCTTTAGAAGGTTCAGAGAACAGTAATATCGAAGTTGTCGAAGATTTTGAACAGCCTGTTGTTAATGGCGAAGAAGTGTACGGCTACGGAGGAACCGTTTTTCGCGCTGGTGATGAAGAGTTAGTCAAAGAATACAATGATCGCCTTGCGGAAATGAAAGAGTCCGGTGAACTTGTCGAGATTTATGAGAAATATGGTTTGAGTGAAGATAACTTACCTGGAGATATGACGACTGAAGAGCTTTGTGCCGGATAACGTGCGGGGTAAGGAGGAGTGAGGAGTGGCTTCTTTGTGACTCCTCCGTCCGCGTCTGCACGTTGTGTCGTTTCAAATGCAAGTGCAGACGCGGGATGACGTATTTTCAGTAGGGAGGCTTATAAGGATTGAATTTTATCGACATCTTTTTAGATATTTTAGCTGCGGCGAAGCTAACAATCGTCATTATGCTCGTTTCAATGGTTTTTATGTTTTTAATCGCATTTATTGCGGGGCTTTCACGCGTTTCAAGAAGCAAAATCGTCCGCGGTATGACATTGACATACGTAGAATTCTTTCGCGGTACGTCTTTGCTCGTGCAGATGTTTTGGATATTTTACGTTGTACCTGAGCTATTTGGCTATATATTAAGCCCATTTCTCGCAGGAGTCATTGCGTTAAGTCTAAACTATGGCGCATATGCTTCTGAAGTTGTCCGCAGCTCAATCGAGGCCGTCCCTAAAGGGCAAATGGAAGCCGGTATTGCGTTAAACATGTCGAGGCGGCAACAAATGCTACGGATCATTTTACCTCAAGCTTTTCGTCGCATGCTTCCCGGATTTGGGAATAATGTCATTGAGCTATTGAAGGGGACATCTTTATTGTCTTTAATTACCTTAACCGAAGCGACGCGCACAGCAAGAAATATTGCCAACCAAGATTTTCAAAACTATATCGAAATTTTTGGCGCGTTGATTTTAGTGTATTTCATCATTGCTTTGCCACTCGTTCTGATGACTAAATTTCTTGAACGTCTTGCCTCCAAGGGGGTGGCTAGCGTATGATCGTTAGTTCAATCTGGAACTGGGACGTTGCTATAGATGCGATGCCTGCGATGTTAGGCGGGATGTGGAACACGTTTCTCATTACCATCAGTGCATTTATCGTTGCGCTTATCGTCGGTTTAATTTTAACGATGCTGCGCCGAATTCCATTCAAGCCCTTGGCTCTGCTATTTTACGGTCTAACAGAGTTTATCCGGATGACGCCACCCTTAGCCCAATTGTTGTTTGTTTACTATGCCTGGCCGCAGATTCCAGTGGTAGGAGTAGCTTTGCCTTCATTTGTTGCTGGAACCTTCACCTTAGGAATTCATTATAGTACGTACTTATCAGAAATTTATCGTTCTGGGATTGAAGGGGTTGAAAAAGGACAGTGGGAGGCGAGTAAGGCACTTAACTTTAGTCGATTTGACACGTGGAGAAAAGTGATTTTGCCTCAGGCGATTCCGCCAGTCATTCCGCAATTAGGTAATTATTTAATTGTGATGTTCAAAGAAACACCATTGTTGATCGCCATCCAATTTAATGAGATGTTAAGGGAAGCATATCTCGTAGGTTCAGCGACGTATAGCTATGTTGAGGTCTTTACAATTGCTGGTCTATTGTTTTTAGTATTGAGCTATCCGTCCTCGTTGCTGATTAGGTATTTAGAAAAGCGTATGAACAATCGTTATGCACGTAAGGCAAAGAAAGTGGAGAGAAAGGGTGTAACGACATGAGTGATAAGGAATATATCGTCCAGTTTCAAGATGTACACAAGTCTTTTGACCAGCTTGAAGTGTTAAAAGGGATTGATTTAAATATAACTCCTGGAGAGAAAGTATCGATTATCGGACCGAGTGGATCAGGAAAAACGACGATTATTCGCATGCTGATGACGCTTGAGAAGCCGATGAGCGGACGAATTATTGTTGATGGGGACTACCTTTGGCATATGGAGAAGAATGGACAAATCGTTGAGGCAAATGAAGCACATTTGCGGAAAGT
Protein-coding sequences here:
- the ehuC gene encoding ectoine/hydroxyectoine ABC transporter permease subunit EhuC translates to MNFIDIFLDILAAAKLTIVIMLVSMVFMFLIAFIAGLSRVSRSKIVRGMTLTYVEFFRGTSLLVQMFWIFYVVPELFGYILSPFLAGVIALSLNYGAYASEVVRSSIEAVPKGQMEAGIALNMSRRQQMLRIILPQAFRRMLPGFGNNVIELLKGTSLLSLITLTEATRTARNIANQDFQNYIEIFGALILVYFIIALPLVLMTKFLERLASKGVASV
- a CDS encoding NEW3 domain-containing protein, with amino-acid sequence MKKYLALMLVVLMIVAMLPAHGLADDTPEDVELWNALNPLNTTVTFLNIGAHPDDERSDFLAYLSRGLGVKTASLIANRGEGGQNEIGSELGDGLGIIRSNEMKEAAKVTGVKAYHLSETTSDPIYDFGFSKSPEETLEKWGEELTYERLIRFIRTYQPDIVMPSFQNVDTQHGHHRAMTLLSGRAFEDAADPSVFPEQLKEGLSVWQVKKLYLPVASKNQATTTIDIGRYDPIYGMSYPQLGEESRYLHKSQGMGKDIPVEPRPYHLKRWKEASSSEEEGLFSSIPYDLSEWAEQVPEKKLRSELKKIQQQLDHIVDLYPDRNAILSPSKQALKDVRKMLERIGKSALDQEVKNTLVHKLTLKEEQLQEVSFLASGLTLDTKISSATVTRGDDVSLSMTVKNNGENILRNIDVSLQAPADWEFDGQIKISQLKPNQEKTVTFTGKVPLNQAYTHPYDDALLMPSVQFTRKGITTTSTTELPQPLYVLPKLAVSTSPENLIVNTVDIKDSMPVRVRVKNYGTEVNVADVALQLPEGWESEPKQEEIKLSPASETEVSFKVSPPSHITSGTFAVKAMAESKNEVFNTSVQEIVYEHIDDAYYQYPATIEGVAFELQKPDTLKIGYVESGFDQVADALLNAGFDVTKLTEQHLASADLGQYDTIVTGIRARLSREDLVRHNERLLEYVEDGGHLVVQYHKPWDQWDQETTAPYPLEIGQPSIEWRVTDENAPVTVTKPEHPLFNYPNNIDSSDWNNWVQERGLYFPMSWDDRFETFVSMADPNEDPFTGGILMAEYGEGTYLYTNLVFYRQIANQVPGGYRLFTNLLSYGTIK
- a CDS encoding lysine N(6)-hydroxylase/L-ornithine N(5)-oxygenase family protein; amino-acid sequence: MNTEQTRYDMIGIGAGPYGLGLAAMCEQQGLTSLFFDRSNTLAWHPGMLIENANLQTSFLADLATFVDPTSPYTFLNYLKEQERLQAFFFYQRLDVPRAEYSRYLEWVGNQLQNVRLNHDVYDVKDHPSGDGYEVYVTNVATNEVSIFHTKHVALATGYQPNVPTDADLSLPGVFHSSAYVFARSVCERAERVAIIGSGQSAAEIFLDLLSSQQEYPHRELHWMTRSAGFMQMESAKLGQEVFSPDFVRYFHPLSYEKRQSLLPVLSPLRKGIDPETLRSIYNQLYEQTIATDPNISILARSSFRQMALLADGKKRLTFHHQDKEADFTIDADVVIFATGDKPRLPDWLFANYEEDIIFEDEARRQFAVGKNYHLSFAKPRTHHLYMLTNLEHSHGPAATNLGLAVYRNARIINDVLNKDVYTIPNKTVFQDFSP
- a CDS encoding AraC family transcriptional regulator; the encoded protein is MTLLQYHLSQYPNGDTIFPFHIDIHPIERTFPTHRHDFLECAYVQSGTGTEEVNGQSFSLQPGTLAFIRPFDTHAIHCDQTEGSLVLYNINFRPELFASWELASSSLYPLLYERSKWPHSHVQLQGEARKRAEVLTKDMHKAYLSSSPHRYVRLQAQLTDLLLLFFEAAQNQPAKEGTRPADTWQVLDYIHAHFREPLRLKDLASTFHVSASYLSEKIISMCGKPFTAYLHELRVRHACSLLHATRMAIADIAEASGFVSIKTFSRVFKSYTGKTPSAYRKETQWE
- the ehuD gene encoding ectoine/hydroxyectoine ABC transporter permease subunit EhuD — translated: MIVSSIWNWDVAIDAMPAMLGGMWNTFLITISAFIVALIVGLILTMLRRIPFKPLALLFYGLTEFIRMTPPLAQLLFVYYAWPQIPVVGVALPSFVAGTFTLGIHYSTYLSEIYRSGIEGVEKGQWEASKALNFSRFDTWRKVILPQAIPPVIPQLGNYLIVMFKETPLLIAIQFNEMLREAYLVGSATYSYVEVFTIAGLLFLVLSYPSSLLIRYLEKRMNNRYARKAKKVERKGVTT
- the ehuB gene encoding ectoine/hydroxyectoine ABC transporter substrate-binding protein EhuB → MSVGFANERPYGYETEDGEPEGMSVDIATAIFSDLGVEELDGNVVDFSSLINGLNSNNFDAVTAGMYITPERCENANFTEPEYRMGEAMAVAPGNPLDLHSYEDVLTNPDATITVMAGGVEYGYLQDIAEELGVEANIETVNTIADNLAALEAGRTDAITMTEATLLTALEGSENSNIEVVEDFEQPVVNGEEVYGYGGTVFRAGDEELVKEYNDRLAEMKESGELVEIYEKYGLSEDNLPGDMTTEELCAG
- a CDS encoding diacylglycerol/lipid kinase family protein, coding for MNLNRVALLVNPNAGNQAWLEHLDDVRQTLAQRFANVDIYKTTSAEHAQQLVDEIHTNVDVLIGAGGDGTIYQLTNALARLEQRPVFAILPCGTANDFSRAIGMAQDPIAALEQIMQMKVEPVDIGFDGQQYFLNFWGIGLITTVSEQVQNKDALGRLSYYISTLQNMNETEPFHVRIQSDTFEYEGEAVMVLVGNSPFTGGLRAFFPNNHLQDGTFDILIIKNSTLPTFLQMFRSRITQLPAEHENVIYHEAKQLYIEATPQQNIDCDGERRYNTPATIKNLQQYLRIIVGNDLTPH